In Gimesia benthica, a single window of DNA contains:
- the rpmF gene encoding 50S ribosomal protein L32, producing the protein MAVPKRRMSKSNSRKRRSHNGVKASKPTYCPQCGTASPSHAICPHCGFYQGRTIVDTED; encoded by the coding sequence ATGGCAGTTCCAAAAAGACGGATGTCAAAATCCAACTCTCGTAAGAGACGCAGTCACAATGGTGTAAAGGCTAGCAAGCCCACCTATTGTCCCCAATGTGGTACCGCGTCCCCTTCTCATGCCATTTGCCCTCACTGTGGTTTCTATCAGGGGCGAACCATCGTTGATACTGAGGACTAA
- a CDS encoding tetratricopeptide repeat protein, protein MTDHRINRPFFQSLLVAITVLATSLATTEHMSASPGAMTPQELQAFGKEIQQTAYSQDSAKFRALFDWTTFINRVLGDYEQNPAVKEAIQPVRKQLETAYSENNQGIDSEILAEVGSGADYRFLAMRKEDNQFKVIFRFLRPDWTLNYQALIIEKQASGELKIVDIDSLSTGELISQSLQRLYLPEIYKAHLDVKDKLSDQEKSRIINQKKRYDFLTAATDKTDPFQTYTQLPNEYKNEKIVLLFLAQNTIETENDKKYQSVLGAYRKYHPQDPAAELLSIDYFSMTKQYKQALESIDRLTAAIKTTDPYLYSVRAGVLIEMGDHNLAGKYASKASELEPDLLQPYLHLINLSVMQGQFDATIKYLDVLNDKFGFAYEDLDLSELENFDKFTASPQFKQWQSVKKVAAQPKEGSVN, encoded by the coding sequence ATGACGGATCATCGTATCAATCGCCCCTTTTTCCAGTCCCTGCTCGTCGCCATCACCGTCCTGGCAACCAGCCTCGCCACAACTGAACACATGTCAGCATCCCCCGGGGCCATGACACCTCAGGAATTACAGGCTTTCGGTAAGGAAATTCAGCAGACCGCCTATTCGCAAGACTCTGCCAAATTCCGCGCACTGTTTGACTGGACCACATTCATCAATCGCGTTTTGGGTGACTACGAACAGAATCCAGCCGTGAAAGAGGCCATCCAGCCGGTCCGTAAGCAACTGGAAACCGCTTACTCCGAAAATAATCAGGGGATTGATTCAGAGATTCTGGCCGAAGTCGGCAGCGGAGCAGATTACCGCTTCCTCGCGATGCGTAAGGAAGACAACCAGTTCAAAGTCATTTTCCGCTTCCTGCGTCCCGACTGGACATTGAACTACCAGGCCCTGATCATCGAGAAGCAGGCCTCCGGCGAGCTGAAAATTGTCGACATCGACAGCCTTTCAACAGGCGAACTGATTTCCCAGTCTCTGCAGCGACTTTACCTGCCCGAAATCTATAAAGCACATCTGGACGTCAAAGATAAACTCAGCGATCAGGAAAAGAGCCGGATCATTAACCAGAAAAAGCGGTACGACTTCCTGACAGCAGCAACTGATAAAACAGATCCATTCCAGACATACACACAACTCCCGAACGAGTACAAAAACGAGAAAATCGTCCTGCTCTTCCTGGCTCAGAACACGATCGAAACTGAGAACGACAAAAAATACCAGTCTGTACTGGGCGCCTATCGGAAATATCATCCACAGGACCCGGCAGCAGAACTGCTCAGCATCGATTATTTCTCAATGACCAAACAATACAAACAGGCCCTCGAAAGCATCGATCGCCTGACGGCTGCCATCAAAACCACCGACCCTTACCTCTATTCAGTACGGGCCGGAGTATTGATTGAAATGGGAGATCACAACCTCGCAGGAAAATACGCCAGTAAAGCGTCTGAGCTCGAACCAGACCTGCTGCAGCCCTACCTGCACCTTATCAATCTTTCGGTCATGCAGGGACAATTCGATGCCACCATCAAATACTTGGACGTTCTTAACGACAAATTCGGCTTTGCTTACGAAGACCTCGACCTGAGCGAACTGGAAAACTTTGATAAGTTCACAGCCTCTCCTCAGTTCAAACAGTGGCAGTCAGTCAAGAAAGTCGCCGCTCAACCAAAAGAGGGTTCGGTTAACTGA
- a CDS encoding DUF1559 family PulG-like putative transporter has translation MRGFSSNHVGGAHFVFCDGSVHFLSENIDYKKGSVSTANYLQNINSTFQRLAVRDDGQVVGEF, from the coding sequence GTGCGAGGATTCAGCAGTAATCATGTTGGTGGGGCGCATTTTGTTTTCTGCGATGGATCGGTGCATTTCCTGAGTGAGAACATCGATTACAAAAAGGGATCGGTTTCCACGGCCAATTATCTGCAGAACATCAATTCCACATTTCAAAGGCTGGCGGTTCGAGATGATGGCCAGGTGGTTGGTGAGTTTTAA
- a CDS encoding DUF1559 family PulG-like putative transporter, which yields MSQSGSLRKRGFTLIELLVVIAIIAILIALLLPAVQQAREAARRSTCKNSMKQIGLAMQNYHDVHNTFPPGYVTKTHCSSASVWSGCNQGELGVYGWGAFIMPFIDQAPLYNLLNIGGMTLDQNLANASTRQALQQPLAIFLCPSDPGPSLNDYVSGTNNYNFTVTDGTTPYQIARSDYVMVANAWDSTTPPVYSVSYGAAHGIGYANSRVRFRDIIDGSSNTILVGERAYIYKSTNKVGGANVIGFSGSNNTQSSSYARKGNGMAVLG from the coding sequence ATGAGTCAGTCTGGAAGCTTGAGGAAACGTGGATTCACATTGATTGAACTGCTGGTGGTGATTGCCATTATAGCAATCCTGATCGCGCTGTTGCTGCCTGCGGTTCAGCAGGCACGCGAGGCGGCACGACGTTCGACCTGCAAAAACAGTATGAAGCAGATCGGACTGGCGATGCAGAACTATCACGATGTGCACAACACCTTTCCTCCAGGATATGTCACTAAAACGCACTGCAGTTCTGCTTCGGTCTGGTCTGGCTGCAATCAGGGAGAACTGGGTGTTTACGGCTGGGGGGCGTTTATAATGCCTTTTATCGATCAGGCTCCCTTGTACAATCTGCTTAATATTGGTGGTATGACGTTGGATCAGAATCTGGCGAATGCCAGTACTCGACAGGCATTACAGCAACCATTGGCTATTTTTCTCTGTCCCTCAGATCCGGGGCCGAGTCTTAACGACTACGTTTCCGGTACGAACAACTATAATTTTACGGTCACAGATGGTACGACACCCTATCAGATTGCCCGTTCCGATTATGTGATGGTGGCCAACGCCTGGGACAGTACGACGCCTCCCGTATATTCCGTTTCCTATGGCGCGGCGCATGGAATTGGATACGCGAATTCCCGGGTTCGTTTTCGGGATATCATCGATGGTAGCAGCAACACAATCCTGGTTGGCGAGCGTGCTTACATTTATAAGAGTACAAATAAGGTGGGCGGCGCCAATGTGATTGGCTTTTCCGGCTCGAATAATACTCAGAGCAGCAGTTATGCCCGCAAGGGAAATGGAATGGCGGTGCTGGGCTGA
- a CDS encoding carboxypeptidase-like regulatory domain-containing protein: MRLSFLLVFVLLISILAGCSSHGADMPELGQVHGKVTLDGQPLSGVDLLFEPETGRTSRATTKEDGSYSAQYLIDEAGVKVGPSVVRLEWGIDASGPKIPAKYGSKSELKLDVQPGDNVFDIEMKSK; this comes from the coding sequence ATGCGTCTGTCGTTTCTTCTGGTGTTTGTGTTACTGATTTCCATTTTGGCTGGTTGCAGCAGCCACGGTGCTGATATGCCCGAACTGGGGCAGGTGCATGGAAAGGTCACGCTGGATGGTCAGCCGCTCTCTGGTGTGGATCTGCTGTTCGAACCGGAAACGGGGCGCACTTCCCGGGCTACTACGAAAGAGGATGGAAGTTACTCAGCCCAATATCTGATTGATGAAGCCGGTGTGAAGGTGGGGCCCAGTGTGGTGCGACTGGAGTGGGGCATTGATGCCAGCGGCCCCAAGATCCCAGCTAAATACGGGTCAAAGAGTGAATTAAAACTGGATGTGCAACCGGGAGACAACGTGTTCGATATCGAAATGAAATCAAAGTAA
- a CDS encoding PP2C family protein-serine/threonine phosphatase produces the protein MPPVKRTIRFQLLLVVNMVLGIFVVVFLLFSYQRDLAARLNDKRIALEEEAATILPTILEMQQEERTEIQKYINTIHRQMQEIHAPEHHILITFDKRERPAISDVGQSEELITAIRQAARSPGKLTHFHNSEIVVGTFQEGGITVSVSETVDNLYGDVLSEVLNRLTGFIVLAFITGIMINLALTYIVTRPLDQLMQTVQLIGQGELGTQSETFHSMELNYLTHEINAMSTSLAAVEKVRQRQMNKARMIQENLHPQKINVPGLDVATIYHPADEVGGDYYDVLQLEDGAWLVCVADITGHGISAAMSAAVLKTLLIQACEHSSCPAEIMEFINRRFTVISPVGEFVSMQLISIHPETHVIEYASAGHEPACILRSTGEISESETTGLLVGIEQETSWNTNCLQLNQGDRLLMLTDGVSETHSPAGEMFGRKRLTALLQECQHLSVSETAEQIRSTLSRFRAGGAQQDDITLLLVEMRAPCSGSTTPAPEADHQ, from the coding sequence ATGCCACCCGTAAAACGAACAATTCGTTTCCAGCTTCTGCTGGTCGTGAACATGGTTCTGGGGATATTTGTGGTCGTTTTTCTGCTCTTCTCCTACCAGCGCGATCTCGCAGCCCGCCTGAATGACAAACGCATCGCTCTCGAAGAAGAAGCTGCCACCATCCTCCCCACCATTCTGGAAATGCAGCAGGAAGAACGAACCGAAATTCAGAAATATATCAATACCATCCATCGCCAGATGCAGGAGATCCATGCTCCGGAACACCACATCTTAATTACATTTGATAAACGGGAACGACCTGCCATCTCCGACGTAGGTCAATCTGAGGAACTGATCACAGCCATCCGCCAGGCAGCCCGTTCTCCCGGCAAACTAACCCACTTCCATAATTCCGAGATTGTGGTCGGAACATTCCAGGAAGGAGGTATCACGGTCTCCGTCTCTGAAACCGTAGACAATCTGTACGGCGATGTCTTATCAGAAGTGCTGAACCGCCTCACCGGCTTCATCGTGCTCGCCTTCATCACAGGAATCATGATCAACCTGGCCCTGACCTACATTGTCACCCGTCCCCTCGATCAGTTAATGCAAACCGTCCAGCTGATTGGACAGGGCGAACTCGGAACGCAGTCGGAAACCTTCCACAGTATGGAGCTCAATTATCTGACGCATGAAATCAATGCGATGAGTACCTCGCTCGCTGCAGTCGAGAAAGTGCGACAACGCCAGATGAATAAAGCCCGTATGATCCAGGAAAATCTGCATCCCCAAAAAATCAATGTGCCAGGCCTGGATGTTGCAACCATCTACCACCCCGCTGACGAAGTTGGGGGTGACTATTATGATGTTTTGCAACTCGAAGATGGTGCCTGGCTGGTCTGTGTCGCAGATATTACCGGTCATGGAATCTCAGCCGCCATGAGCGCCGCTGTACTGAAGACCCTGCTCATCCAGGCCTGCGAACATTCCAGTTGCCCGGCAGAAATCATGGAATTCATAAACCGTCGCTTTACTGTCATCAGTCCCGTGGGCGAATTCGTTTCTATGCAGTTGATTTCAATCCATCCTGAGACTCATGTCATTGAATACGCCAGTGCAGGACATGAACCGGCCTGCATACTCAGATCGACAGGAGAAATTTCCGAGTCTGAAACGACCGGGCTGCTGGTCGGGATTGAGCAGGAGACGTCCTGGAATACAAACTGCCTCCAACTGAATCAGGGAGACCGCCTGCTGATGCTCACTGACGGCGTCTCCGAAACCCACAGCCCCGCAGGGGAAATGTTTGGTCGCAAACGTTTGACCGCCTTGCTGCAGGAATGCCAGCACCTGTCAGTCAGTGAAACGGCTGAGCAGATCCGCTCAACGCTTTCCCGGTTTCGGGCAGGTGGCGCTCAACAGGATGACATCACTCTCCTGCTTGTGGAGATGAGAGCCCCCTGTTCCGGTTCCACCACACCTGCTCCTGAAGCGGATCACCAATGA
- a CDS encoding DUF1559 domain-containing protein, which produces MARLSTRKPRFGFTLIELLVVIAIIAILIALLLPAVQQAREAARRMSCKNNLKQIALATHNYESAFRVLPPRRILSSGNRRGWGPSILPYLDQANLQGRYDFNKNFYDPENADNIKVPLKVFMCPSAPGPRPITVLVSGVSSEGIAGDYFGPNSFRSNLYGVSSLSGNNQITAMDDLPRTRKFRDITDGTTNTMLITEQAGRPDYYIRGIKQPSNAGLSQATSWGSWPSYQVFQVQVFGSDAVTRDGPGGTCSINCNNSQGIYSFHTGGAQASFADGSVHMLSESIDANILFALITINGGEVIGEF; this is translated from the coding sequence GTGGCCCGATTGTCCACCAGAAAACCACGTTTCGGCTTCACGCTGATTGAACTGCTAGTTGTCATCGCCATCATCGCGATTTTGATCGCGCTTTTACTCCCAGCCGTACAACAGGCTCGTGAAGCTGCGCGGCGGATGAGTTGTAAGAATAATCTCAAACAGATTGCCCTCGCGACACACAACTACGAATCCGCATTCAGAGTTCTTCCCCCGCGCAGAATTCTTTCATCAGGAAACCGCCGCGGATGGGGTCCTTCAATCCTCCCCTATCTCGATCAGGCAAATCTGCAGGGACGATATGATTTCAACAAGAATTTTTACGACCCCGAAAACGCAGATAATATTAAAGTCCCCCTCAAAGTTTTCATGTGCCCTTCTGCTCCCGGACCGCGACCAATCACCGTTCTCGTCAGTGGTGTTTCATCGGAGGGCATTGCAGGAGACTACTTCGGCCCAAACAGCTTTCGCTCCAATCTGTATGGAGTCTCAAGCTTGAGCGGAAACAACCAGATCACAGCCATGGACGATCTGCCCCGCACTCGCAAGTTCCGGGATATCACAGATGGAACGACGAATACCATGTTGATTACCGAACAGGCGGGCCGTCCCGACTATTATATTCGTGGAATTAAACAACCATCGAACGCTGGTTTGAGTCAGGCAACCAGCTGGGGATCCTGGCCGTCTTATCAAGTGTTTCAGGTCCAGGTCTTCGGCAGTGATGCCGTAACCCGCGATGGCCCTGGAGGCACGTGTTCCATCAACTGTAATAACAGTCAGGGAATCTACAGTTTCCATACTGGCGGCGCTCAAGCTTCTTTCGCGGATGGTTCGGTTCATATGCTCTCGGAATCGATTGATGCCAACATCCTCTTTGCCCTGATCACGATCAATGGCGGGGAAGTCATTGGAGAATTCTGA